In the genome of Dermacentor variabilis isolate Ectoservices chromosome 5, ASM5094787v1, whole genome shotgun sequence, one region contains:
- the LOC142582137 gene encoding uncharacterized protein LOC142582137, whose translation MSGSSRAASATLLGRGIRSTEKPGQDYQMILPTLPTGASVLHTVFLHGDVKARPYRVEHFRDALTRLSLMPEVVALGAYQMNHLWAVTFKDEEGKKRIIAADAFDVKDHRCVVVDPCDRGVRIKLYWLLHGVPDDDVRTALSPFGKVTEITRDRWRVQGCVDKGSTTRTVTIKLKVGVTAEDLPHQLRVAEDVALVHVPGRAPLCLRCRGIGHIRRECRVPRCGLCRRFGHDESQCVRTYATVTGPALKEDVTDHLMDVVDAVEAAGEGKETQPSVLTPLKKAITVNEEKSSDGWKDPWDDTVEPTNSIEVEVKEAKETCTSAEVTTGEKHETDDTVMPTSSSAPAKRLHEEADEQEEKDQETGNDEPPPKATPGRRSAFKPKLGVPAKRRSTTQTPPR comes from the coding sequence ATGTCGGGCTCTTCACGAGCGGCTTCAGCGACCCTTTTGGGCCGCGGTATCAGGTCAACTGAAAAACCAGGTCAGGACTACCAAATGATTTTGCCAACGCTGCCAACAGGTGCGTCCGTTCTTCATACGGTTTTTTTACATGGTGACGTTAAGGCGAGGCCTTACAGAGTGGAACATTTTCGAGACGCTCTTACACGGCTGTCTCTCATGCCGGAAGTGGTTGCACTGGGTGCATATCAAATGAACCATCTGTGGGCGGTGACTTTCAAGGACGAAGAAGGGAAAAAGAGGATTATCGCTGCAGACGCGTTTGATGTCAAAGACCAccgctgtgtggtcgtcgacccGTGTGACAGAGGCGTCCGTATCAAGCTCTACTGGCTCCTTCACGGTGTACCTGACGACGACGTTCGCACTGCCTTGTCGCCTTTTGGAAAGGTGACTGAGATCACCAGGGACAGGTGGCGGGTACAAGGATGCGTTGACAAAGGGTCAACCACCCGTACTGTCACTATCAAGCTGAAGGTAGGCGTCACCGCTGAAGACTTGCCCCACCAGCTGCGAGTGGCGGAAGATGTTGCGCTCGTGCACGTCCCTGGCAGAGCTCccctctgcctccgatgccgcggCATCGGGCACATCCGACGCGAGTGCCGTGTACCACGCTGTGGGCTTtgtcgtcgcttcggccacgaCGAGAGCCAGTGCGTCCGAACCTATGCCACAGTGACAGGCCCGGCATTGAAGGAAGATGTCACAGATCACTTGATGGACGTGGTCGACGCAGTGGAAGCCGCAGGCGAAGGGAAAGAGACCCAGCCCTCGGTGTTAACGCCCCTGAAGAAGGCAATCACTGTTAATGAAGAAAAGTCATCGGACGGCTGGAAAGACCCATGGGATGACACGGTGGAACCAACTAACTCAATAGAGGTCGAGGTAAAAGAGGCCAAAGAAACGTGCACATCAGCAGAAGTGACGACCGGTGAAAAGCACGAAACTGACGACACCGTGATGCCAACGTCAAGTAGTGCACCTGCTAAGAGGCTTCACGAAGAGGCGGATGAGCAAGAGGAAAAGGATCAAGAGACTGGGAATGACGAGCCTCCTCCGAAAGCTACCCCGGGACGCCGATCGGCGTTCAAGCCCAAGCTTGGCGTTCCTGCCAAACGCCGTTCTACAACCCAGACGCCTCCGCGTTAG